The region AGCCGAAGAACCCCCCGCGACCGGGGGATCCGGGGCGCACCCCCGATCCTTCAGGGGCGCGGGGAACTGCGCGACCAACCCCCACCGACCCGCAGCCGAAGAACCCCCCGCGACCGGGGGATCCGGGGCGCAGCCCCGATCCTTCAGGGGCGCGGGGAACTGCGCGACCAGCCCCCACCGACCCGCGGCCGAAGAACACAGCCGGGGCCTGGGGACGCAGCCCCCTCAGTCCACCAGGTCTCGTACGACCGCGTCCGCCAGCAACCGCCCCCGCAACGTAAGAACCGCCCGCCCCTCCCCATACGGCCCGGATTCGAGCAACCCCTCCGCCAACGCACGCCCCGCCGCCGCAAGCCCCTCCACCCGCAGCAACGACAACGGACACCCCTCCCGAAGCCGCAGCTCCAGCAGAATCCGCTCCACCCGCCGATCCTCCTCCGAGAGCAGCTCCCGCCCCGCCCCCGGAGACCGCCCCGCGGCCAACGCCCCCGCATACGCCCCGGGATGCTTCACGTTCCACCACCGCACCCCGCCCACATGGCTGTGGGCCCCGGGCCCGGCCCCCCACCAGTCGGCACCCCGCCAGTACAGCTCGTTGTGAAGGCACCGCCCGGCGGCGGAAGTGGCCCAGTTGGACACCTCGTACCAGTCGAACCCCGCCCCGGACAGCACCTCGTCGGCGATCAGATACCGGTCCGCATGCACATCGTCGTCCGTCATCGGCACCTCGCCCCGCCGGATACGACGGGCGAGCTGCGTCCCCTCCTCGACGATCAGCGCGTACGCGGAGACATGGTCGGGCCCGGCACCGAGCGCGGCGTCGAGCGAGGCCCGCCAGTCGTCGTCGGACTCACCGGGCGTGCCGTAGATCAGGTCGAGGTTCACATGCTCGAACCCGACCGCTCGCGCCTCCGCGACACACGCCTCGGGCCGACCCGGGGTATGCGTACGGTCGAGCACCTTGAGGACGTGCTGGCGGGCACTCTGCATGCCGAACGAGATCCGGTTGAACCCTCCGGCCCTGAGCGTCTCCAGATACCGCGGATCAACCGACTCCGGGTTCGCCTCGGTCGTGATCTCCGCGTCGTCCGCGAGCCCGAACTCGTCCCGGATCGCCCCCAGCATCCGTACGAGGTCGTCGGCGGCCAGCAGCGTGGGCGTACCGCCGCCGACGAACACCGTACGGACGGGTCGCGGGTCGTCGCCGAGGACCTTGCGGGCGAGCCGGACCTCGTCGATCAGCGTGTCCGCGTAGTTGTCGCGGGAGGCGAGCACGCCTCCGGTGCCCCGCAGCTCGGTCGCCGTGTAGGTGTTGAAGTCGCAGTAGCCGCAGCGGGTCGCGCAGTACGGCACGTGGAGGTAGAAGCCGAGAGGTCGCTCGGCGGCGCCGGCCAGGGCGTGCGCGGGCAGCGCCCCGTCGTCGGGGACGGGCTCACCGTCGGGAAGTGCGGAAGGCATGCCTTCCATTGTCCCGTACCCGGCCGCATACCCCTTTCCAGCCCCTCACCTGCGGTTTCTCTCTCCCCCGCTCTCCCACTCCCCCCACTCTCCCCGCTCCCCCGACTCCGCCCTACTCCGTCCACTCCGCCTGCAGCACCAACAACGCCAGGTCGTCCTCCGGCGGCTTGCTGCCGAACTCATGCACGAGCCGCCGGATCCGTTCCGCGACGAGCTCCGCGCTCAGCCCCGTACAGCCCGCGAGGGCCTCCTCGAGCCCTTCGTCGTCATCGAACTGGCGGGGCCCGCTGCGGCGCTCCGTCACCCCGTCGGTGACGCACAGGACGGTGTCACCCGGGTACAGATCGAAGGTCTCGGAGACGTAGGTCGCGTCCTCGAAGACCCCGAGGAGGGTCTGCGGCTCGGCCACTTCCCGTACGTCGCCGTCCGGGCCGAGGATCAGCGGCAGCGGGTGCCCGGCGGAGGCGAGGGTGCAGCGCACGCCGCCCTCGAAGGGCACCAGCTCGCCGTACAGCATGGAGAGGAAACGGGTCTGCGGACCCTCGTCGGGGCCCAGACCCGGCCCGCCCGCCGCCACCAGCGCACGGGCCGCCGCGTCCGCCGCCTCGGTCGCGTCGTCGAGAAGGAGCTGGTTGAGGCGGTCGAGGACGTCCGCGACGTGGTAGCCCTCGCGAGCCAGCAGTCGCACCCAGGGCCGGGCGAGGCCGATCACGACGGCGGCCTCGGGCCCCTTGCCCTGGACGTCGCCGAGGACGAAGCACCAGCGTCCGTCGCCCGCGGGGAACAGGTCGTAGAAGTCGCCGCTGGGTCCGCCCTTGTCGAGCGGCTCGTACACGAGGGCGCTGCGTACCCCGGGGATCTCGGCGACCGCGCCGGGCAGCAGGCCGCGCTGCAGGACCCGGCTGATGGTGGCCTGGCGCGCGTACTGGCGGGCCGCGCCGATGGCGAGGGCGATCCGCCGGCTGAGGTCCTCGACGAGCCCGGTGATCTCGTCGGGGAAGGCGCTCAGTCCGGCCCGGCCGATGACGAGGGTGCCGAGCGGCCGGCCGCCGGCGATCAGCCGGTACGCGAGCGCCGCCCCGCTCATCCCGCCCGCGCCCCCCACGCCACCTTGTCCTTGCCCTTGCCCTTGCCCCTGCCCCTGCCCCTGCCCCTGCCCCGTGCCTAATGCCTCCCCCGGCCAGGGCACCGGCACCGCCCGGGACCGCACCGAGTCCGGCAACCGTGGCGGATCCTTCTCCAGGGCCCGCCGCAGCTCCTCGATCCGGTTCTCACTGCCGTGCCAGACGCGGGCGAGCCGGGGTCCCAGGGCCAGCCCGAGCCCACCCGCCCGGTCGGTGGCCTCGTCCTCCAGCCATACGGCACACCAGTCGGCGAGCCGCGGCACGAGCAGCTGCCCGGCGAGCGCGGCGACGAGGTCCTCGTCGAGCTGCCCGGCGAGCAGGTCGGAGGCCTCGGCGAGGAAGGAGAGAGCGCCGCGGTTGAGCCAGTCGCCGTCCTGCCGCGGCCTTTGTCGCTGTTCGGCAGCGAACGTCCCGCCGACCGGTCCCGTCTCTCCGACCGGTCCCGTCTCTCCAACCAGTCCCGTCTCTCCAACCAGTCCCGTCCTGTCCGGCAGTCCCGTCCCACCCGGCAGTCCGATTCCGCCCGGCAGTCCGATTCCGTCGGCCAACCCCGAACCGGCGGACAGTCCCGCGGACAGTCCCATGGCGTCCGTCATTCCGGGCCCGACACCCATCCCCCCATCGGCACCGAACCCACCACCCACACTCAGCCCACGCTCAACGCCCAACCCACCACCAACACCCAACGCACCTTCAACACTCAGCCCGCCTTCAACACCCAACTCACCCTCGACACCCAGCCCACCCTGAACACCCAACCCCTCCTCGACCCCCAGCCCCCCATCCACCGGCAGCCGCGCCCACACGGTCTTGACCCCGGTCCGATACGTGATCCCCCACGCCTCCGACAGGGAGGCGACCAACCGCAGCCCCCGCCCGTACTCCGGTGTGCCGTATGCCCGTTCGGCCGACTCCTCGCGTACTGCCCGCGAGGGATGGTGGTCGGAGACCTCGATGACCACCGCGCCCACCGCACCGCCGTCGGTGATCTCCAGCCGACACAGCAGTTCGACGTCGGTGCCCGCGTGCACGACGGCGTTGGTGACGAGTTCGCTGACGACCAGGACGGCGTCCTCGGCGAGGCGCTCGCGGACGATCTCGGCGCCGGGCAGGGCCAGTTCCCCCCAGTCGGCGAGCGTCTCGCGAACCATGCGGCGGGCGGCGCCGGGCGCGAGCGGGGTGCCCGGCAGCGCGGCGCGCGCCATGGCTTCCTGACCCACGCGGTAGTGCGCGGGCGTACCAGGGGCGAGCGCCGTGGAGTCCGGTTGCGACTCCCGTTGCGTCGGAATGGCCCCCACTGTGCGGCTCCCTGAGCAGTTCGGACGAATACGCCTCAGGCGACACGGACAGAGTGACAGACTGGCCACGCCCATAAGCGCCGAGTTACCGAAGTGGGCCGCCATGAGTGAGAACAGTGCTACGCGTGTGCTCGAAGACGGACAGATTCGGGCATTCGACGACGGCCGGATCCCGGCGTCCGATCTGCGTCCGCTGCTCGCCGCGATGACCGCCGCGCGGGACGGTGACTTCACCAAGGTGCCGGAGACGGGGCACGGCCTGGTGGCCGACCTGAGCGCGGCGTTCAACCAGATCATCGACCGCAGCACCCACTTCAACACGGAAGTGCAGCGGGTACGACGGGAGCTGGTCCGGCACGGACGGCTCGATGAGCGGCTGTCGGCGAGCCCGGGCCAGGGAAGTTGGACGACCCGCGTCAATGAAGTGAACCAGTTGCTCGACGCCCTGGTGGCGCCCGCCGCGAACGCGACGCGCGTCCTGGACGCGGTGGCCGGCGGCGACCTCACCCAGCGGGTCGACCTGCACGACGGCAACCGTCAACTCAGAGGAGATCTGAGGAGGTTGGGGCGCGCCGTCAACAAGATGGTCGATCAGCTCTCCCTCTTCACGGGCGAGGTGACCCGGGTCGCGCGCGAGGTCGGCACCGAGGGCCGTCTCGGCGGGCGCGCCAAGGTGCAGGGCCTGTCGGGCAGTTGGCGCGATGTGACCGAGGCGGTCAACACGATGGCGTCCCGGCTGACGGCCCAGGTCCGTGACATCGCCCTGGTGACCACGGCGGTGGCGCGCGGCGACCTGACCCGTACGGTGACGGTCGAGGCGACCGGTGAGCTGCTCGAACTGAAGCTCACCGTGAACACGATGGTCGACCAGCTCTCCGCCTTCGCCGACGAGGTCACGCGGGTGGCCCGCGAGGTCGGCACCGAAGGGCAACTGGGTGGCCGCGCCCAGGTCAGAGGCGTCTCGGGAGTCTGGAAGGACCTCACCGACAACGTCAACTTCATGGCCTCGAACCTGACGTCCCAGGTCCGCAACATCGCCCAGGTCACCACGGCCGTGGCCAACGGCGACCTCAGCCAGAAGATCACGGTGGACGCGAAGGGCGAGATCCTCGAACTCAAGTCGACCATCAACACCATGGTCGACCAGCTCTCCGCCTTCGCCGACGAGGTCACACGCGTGGCCCGCGAGGTCGGCACCGAGGGAAACCTCGGTGGGCGGGCCCAGGTCAGGGGCGTCTCCGGCGTCTGGAAAGACCTCACCGACAACGTCAACTTCATGGCGGACAACCTGACCTCGCAGGTCCGCAACATCGCCCTCGTCTCCACGGCCGTCGCGCAGGGCGACCTCGGCAAGAAGATCACGGTCGAGGCGAAGGGCGAGATCCTCGAACTCAAGTCGACCATCAACACCATGGTCGACCAGCTCTCCGCCTTCGCCGACGAGGTCACACGCGTGGCCCGCGAGGTCGGCACCGAAGGCAACCTCGGCGGCCAGGCCCAGGTCAGAGGCGTCTCCGGCGTCTGGAAAGACCTCACCGACAACGTCAACTTCATGGCGCTGAACCTGACCTCCCAGGTCCGCAACATCGCCCAGGTGACGACGGCCGTCGCGAACGGCGACCTGTCGAAGAAGATCACGGTCGACGCCCGCGGCGAGATCCTGGAACTGAAGGACACCGTCAACACGATGGTGGAGCAGCTGCGGGCCTTCGCCGACGAGGTGACCCGGGTGGCCCGCGAGGTCGGCACCGACGGGCGGCTCGGCGGACGAGCCCAGGTGCTCGGCGTCTCCGGCGTCTGGCGGGATCTGACCGACAACGTCAACTACATGGCCGACAACCTCACTTCACAGGTGCGGAACATCGCGCAGGTCGCGACGGCCGTGGCGCAGGGCGACCTGTCGAAGAAGATCGACGTGGATGCCCGCGGCGAGATCCTGGAACTGAAGACGACCATCAACACGATGGTCGACACGCTCTCCTCCTTCTCCTCCGAGGTGACCCGGGTGGCCCGCGAGGTGGGTTCGGAGGGCCAACTCGGCGGTCAGGCACGG is a window of Streptomyces sp. NBC_00271 DNA encoding:
- a CDS encoding ATP-binding SpoIIE family protein phosphatase codes for the protein MGAIPTQRESQPDSTALAPGTPAHYRVGQEAMARAALPGTPLAPGAARRMVRETLADWGELALPGAEIVRERLAEDAVLVVSELVTNAVVHAGTDVELLCRLEITDGGAVGAVVIEVSDHHPSRAVREESAERAYGTPEYGRGLRLVASLSEAWGITYRTGVKTVWARLPVDGGLGVEEGLGVQGGLGVEGELGVEGGLSVEGALGVGGGLGVERGLSVGGGFGADGGMGVGPGMTDAMGLSAGLSAGSGLADGIGLPGGIGLPGGTGLPDRTGLVGETGLVGETGPVGETGPVGGTFAAEQRQRPRQDGDWLNRGALSFLAEASDLLAGQLDEDLVAALAGQLLVPRLADWCAVWLEDEATDRAGGLGLALGPRLARVWHGSENRIEELRRALEKDPPRLPDSVRSRAVPVPWPGEALGTGQGQGQGQGQGQGQGQGGVGGAGGMSGAALAYRLIAGGRPLGTLVIGRAGLSAFPDEITGLVEDLSRRIALAIGAARQYARQATISRVLQRGLLPGAVAEIPGVRSALVYEPLDKGGPSGDFYDLFPAGDGRWCFVLGDVQGKGPEAAVVIGLARPWVRLLAREGYHVADVLDRLNQLLLDDATEAADAAARALVAAGGPGLGPDEGPQTRFLSMLYGELVPFEGGVRCTLASAGHPLPLILGPDGDVREVAEPQTLLGVFEDATYVSETFDLYPGDTVLCVTDGVTERRSGPRQFDDDEGLEEALAGCTGLSAELVAERIRRLVHEFGSKPPEDDLALLVLQAEWTE
- the hemW gene encoding radical SAM family heme chaperone HemW, whose translation is MPSALPDGEPVPDDGALPAHALAGAAERPLGFYLHVPYCATRCGYCDFNTYTATELRGTGGVLASRDNYADTLIDEVRLARKVLGDDPRPVRTVFVGGGTPTLLAADDLVRMLGAIRDEFGLADDAEITTEANPESVDPRYLETLRAGGFNRISFGMQSARQHVLKVLDRTHTPGRPEACVAEARAVGFEHVNLDLIYGTPGESDDDWRASLDAALGAGPDHVSAYALIVEEGTQLARRIRRGEVPMTDDDVHADRYLIADEVLSGAGFDWYEVSNWATSAAGRCLHNELYWRGADWWGAGPGAHSHVGGVRWWNVKHPGAYAGALAAGRSPGAGRELLSEEDRRVERILLELRLREGCPLSLLRVEGLAAAGRALAEGLLESGPYGEGRAVLTLRGRLLADAVVRDLVD